The Quatrionicoccus australiensis nucleotide sequence ATCGTGCGCGTGCATGGTTTGCAAGACGTCATGCAAGGCGAAATGCTGGAATTCCCCGGCAACACCTTCGGCATGGCACTCAACCTCGAGCGCGACTCTGTCGGCGCCGTTATTCTTGGCGAATACGAGCACATCTCTGAAGGCGACGTCGTCAAGACGACCGGTCGAATTCTGGAAGTGCCGGTTGGTCCGGAACTGCTTGGCCGCGTGGTCAACACCCTCGGTCAGCCGATCGACGGCAAGGGCCCGATCAACGCCAAGCTGACCGACAAGCTGGAAAAGGTTGCTCCGGGCGTTATTTGGCGCAAGTCCGTTTCCCAGCCGGTGCAAACCGGTCTGAAGTGTGTGGACTCCATGGTTCCGGTTGGTCGTGGTCAGCGCGAGCTGATCATTGGCGACCGCCAGACCGGCAAGACCGCCGTTGCAGTCGACGCCATCATCAACCAGAAGGGCAAGAACCTCTTCTGCGTTTATGTTGCTATCGGCCAGAAGGCTTCCACCATCGCCAACGTCGTGCGCAAGCTCGAAGAACACGGCGCAATGGAATACACCATCGTCGTTGCTGCTTCCGCTTCCGAATCCGCTGCTCTGCAATACCTGGCTCCGTATGCCGGCTGCACGATGGGCGAGTATTTCCGAGACCGCGGTCAAGACGCACTGATCATTTATGACGATTTGACCAAGCAGGCTTGGGGCTACCGTCAGGTTTCCCTGCTGCTGCGCCGTCCGCCGGGCCGCGAAGCCTATCCGGGCGACGTGTTCTATCTCCACTCCCGTCTGCTGGAACGCGCCGCTCGCGTTTCCGAAGCCTGGGTCGAGAAGTTCACCAATGGCGAAGTCACGGGCAAGAGCGGTTCGCTGACCGCACTGCCGGTTATCGAAACCCAGGCAGGTGACGTTTCTGCCTTCGTTCCGACCAACGTGATCTCGATTACCGATGGCCAGATCTTCCTGGAAACCGACCTTTTCAACGCCGGTATCCGTCCTGCTATCAATGCCGGTATCTCCGTGTCCCGCGTCGGTGGCGCTGCCCAGACCAAGCTGATCAAAAAGCTCGGCGGCGGTGTCCGTCTGGCTCTGGCCCAGTACCGCGAACTCGCTGCGTTCGCCCAGTTTGCTTCCGATCTCGACGAAGCAACCCGCAAGCAGCTGGAGCGTGGTCGCCTGGTGACCGAGCTGATGAAGCAGGCCCAGTACTCGCCGATGAACATCTCCGACATGGCCGTCACGCTGTACGCAGCTGACAAGGGTTATTTCGACGATGTCGAAGTCAAGCGTGCCCTGGAATGCGAAAAGGCCATGATCAGCTACCTGAAGGCCAACTGCGCCGATGTCATGAACACCATGGAATCGACTGCAGACCTCAGTGGCGACACCGAAAAGGCACTTGCTGCCGGGATCGCCGCTTTCAAGAGCAGCTGGGCCTGATCGGCTAGGAGAATTGCATGGCTAGCGGCAAGGAAATTCGCAACAAGATCAAGAGCGTCGAAAACACGCGCAAGATCACCAAGGCCATGGAAATGGTGGCCGCATCCAAAATGCGCAAAGCGCAGGAGCGGATGCGTGCTGCCCGTCCTTATGGCGAGAAAATCCGGCGCGTTGCAGGCAATCTGTCGCACGCCCTGACCGAGTACAAGCATCCCTTCCTGAACAAGCGTGAACAAGCCAATGTCGGCATCGTTCTCGTGACGTCGGACAAGGGTCTGTGCGGCGGTTTGAACTCCAACCTCTTGCGCCTTGCGGTGATCAAGATGAAGGAATTCGATGCTCAGGGCACGAAATTTCAGGCGACCTGCATCGGCAACAAGGGTCTCGGCTTCATGCAGCGTGCCGGTGCGAAGATCGTTTCGCACGTAACAGCTCTTGGCGATACGCCGCATCTGGAAAAGCTGATCGGGCCGGTCAAGGTTCAACTTGATGCCTACATGAACGGTGAGATCGATGCGCTTTACATCGGCTACACCCGCTTCATCAACACGATGAAGCAGGAACCGGTCTTCGAACAAGTTCTCCCGCTGACTGGCGAAGCTGTTGGTTCGTCCAAGTCGAACTGGGATTACGTGTACGAACCGGAAGCCAAGGCGGTCATCGACGATCTTTTGATCCGTTACGTCGAAGCAATGATTTATCAGGCTGTGGCCGAAAACATGGCCTCCGAGCAGTCCGCCCGGATGGTTGCCATGAAGTCCGCTTCCGACAACGCCAAGACCGTCATCGGTGACTTGAAGCTGGTTTACAACAAGGCCCGTCAGGCTGCGATTACCAAGGAACTCTCGGAAATCGTCAGCGGCGCCGCCGCGGTGTGACGCGTAGATTTTAATTTTTGGGGATTTGAATATGAGTCAAGGTTCAATCGTTCAGTGCATCGGCGCCGTTGTGGACATCCACTTCCCGCGCGAAGCAATGCCGAAGGTCTACGACGCCCTCAAGCTCGATGCTTCTGAAGCAAACGGCATGGCGGAAGAAGGCCTGACCTTCGAAGTTCAGCAACAGCTGGGCGACGGCGTGGTTCGCACCATTGCCATGGGTTCATCCGACGGCCTGCGCCGCGGCATGAAGGTTAACAACACCGGTGCTGGCATCTCCGTGCCGGTCGGCATGGGCACGCTGGGTCGCATCATGGACGTCCTCGGCCGTCCGATCGACGAAGCCGGTCCGATCGACAGCGACGAACTGCGCGAAATCCACGCAGCCGCACCGAAGTTCGACGAACTGTCGTCTTCCGTCGATCTGCTGGAAACCGGCATCAAGGTTATCGACCTGATCTGCCCGTTCGCCAAGGGCGGCAAGGTTGGCCTGTTCGGTGGCGCCGGCGTCGGCAAGACCGTTAACATGATGGAACTGATCAACAACATCGCCAAGCAACACGCCGGTCTGTCGGTGTTTGCCGGTGTTGGTGAGCGTACCCGTGAAGGTAACGACTTCTATCACGAAATGAAGGACTCCAACGTTCTCGACAAGGTCGCGATGGTGTTCGGTCAGATGAACGAGCCGCCGGGCAACCGTCTGCGCGTCGCGCTGACCGGTCTGACCATGGCCGAACGTTTCCGTGATGATGGTCGTGACATCCTGTTCTTCGTCGACAACATCTATCGCTACACGCTGGCCGGTACCGAAGTGTCCGCACTGCTCGGCCGTATGCCTTCCGCCGTGGGCTATCAGCCGACGCTGGCTGAAGAAATGGGCCGTCTGCAAGAGCGTATCACCTCGACCAAGGTGGGTTCGATCACCTCCATCCAGGCCGTGTACGTGCCTGCCGATGACTTGACCGACCCGTCGCCTGCTACCACCTTCCTGCACCTCGACTCCACCGTTGTGTTGTCGCGTGACATCGCCTCCCTGGGTATCTACCCGGCTGTCGATCCGCTCGACTCCACCTCGCGCCAGCTCGATCCGCAAGTCGTTGGTGAAGAGCATTACTCGGTTGCCCGTGCCGTGCAGATGAATCTGCAGCGCTACAAGGAACTGCGTGACATCATCGCGATTCTGGGTATGGACGAACTGTCTCCTGAAGACAAGCTCGCCGTTTCCCGCGCTCGCAAGATCCAGCGCTTCCTGTCGCAGCCGTTCCACGTTGCTGAAGTCTTCACCGGCTCGCCGGGCAAGTTCGTTTCCCTCAAGGACACGATCAAGGGCTTCAAGGGCATTTGTGCCGGCGAATACGATCACCTGCCGGAACAAGCGTTCTACATGGTCGGCGGTATCGAGGAAGTCATCGAGAAGGCCAAGACGCTGCAGTGATGCGGCGTCGGCATAGGAGCCAGTAATGGTAATGACTGTTCATTGTGATGTCGTCAGCGCCGAGGAGTCCATCTTCTCCGGCCTGGTGGAAATGGCGGTGTTTCCCGGTGAAGCCGGGGAACTCGGCATTCTGCCGCACCATACGCCCTTGCTCACCCGCATCAAGCCCGGCACCATTCGTCTGAAGGTGCCGGATCAGAGCGATTTCGAGCTGGTCTATGTGTCTGGTGGAATGCTGGAAGTTCAGCCCGACATGATTACCGTGTTGGCAGATACCGCCATCCGTGCTCATGACCTGGACGAAGCCAAGGCTCTGGAAGCCAAGAAGCGTGCCGAAGAAGCGCTTGCCAACCGGCAAGCCGAAATGGACTACGCCTCTGCCGAAGCGGAGCTGGCCCAGGCCATCGCCCAGCTTCAGGCCATTCAGCGTCTGCGCAAGTCGGTACACTGATTCCGGTTATCCGGATGACAAAAAGGGCAGCTTAGGCTGCCCTTTTTATTTGCTCGAAACATTGGTAGTCAGAGACGAGCCAGACGTTTTTCCAGGCGTGCGAGATCGTCGCGCAAAACATCGACCTGCCGCCCGAATGCCTCGAGTTCGCGGCGCGGCACAATCCAGTCGGAGTCTTCGCTCGCATACTCGGCGAGATTTGTGAACAAGCGCGTAAACGACTCCCGGCCTTGCCTGCTCAGGGTATGCCGCGCCATTTCAAGCCGGCGAGCCGGGATATCGCCGACATAATGCGCCAGATCAGCTTCGACATCCCAGCGCAGATTACGAAACACAAACGCCAAGGTTTCGGCAAAATCAGCAGAGCCGGAAAGCTTCGCCGCCTGAAAAACACTTTTCCGGTCGGTCAGGAAACGAATCGGTGTATCAAGCGGCAGGCTGATGGTCACGGCCGGAGAGTGCTCTGCCGAACCTGCCTGGAACAGGCCATCATTATCGACCAGCAGATGCAGATCAAGCGGCCCCGCCTGGATCAGTGCATGACTGCCGGCGTGGGAACGCAGGCGTTCCTGCGCCCAGGACTCGGCAAGAAGCAGATGATTCAGGGCGGCGGGAACAAGGCGAAGCAATGCGCTCATCCCGGTTCACCAGGCGTGTAGCGGTCGACGCCTGAAAACAGGCGATTTCCAGGCGTACTCATTTCAGAATTTGAAGCCGCGATGCAGAGCGACGACGCCGAGCGCCATGTTGAAATATTCAACTTTCTCGAAGCCGACTTTTTCCATCATCTCCTTCAACTCTTCCTGACCAGGATGCATGCGGATCGATTCCGACAGGTAGCGATAGCTGTCCGAGTCATTGGTAACCAGCTGGCCAACACGCGGGATGACCTGGAAAGAGTAGAAATCGTAAACCGGCGCCAGCGGCTTCCAGATTTTCGAGAACTCGAGGACCAGCAGACGGCCGCCCGGGCGCAAGACACGATACATCTCGGCCAGCGCCGCATCCTTGTGCGTCATGTTGCGCAGGCCGAAAGCGACCGTCACACAATCAAACCAGTCGTCGGGGAAGGGTAGCTTTTCCGCATCACATTGCGCAGCCGGCACCATGTAGCCCTTGTCGAGCAGGCGATCGCGACCGCGCGCCAGCATGGCGTTATTGATGTCGGTCAGCCAGACCTGGCCGCTCTTGCCGACCCGCTTGGCAAAAGCCAGCGAAAGGTCACCGGTACCGCCAGCCACATCGAGCACGCGCGAGCCTTCGCGCACACCGCTACGCTGGATGGTGAAAGCCTTCCACAGACGATGCATGCCGCCCGACATCAGATCGTTCATCAAGTCGTAACGACTGGCGACCGAATCGAATACGTCGGCGACACGCCGGGCTTTTTCCTGCTCGGCTACGGTCTCGTAGCCAAAATGTGTAGTGTCTTTAGTCATGGTTTCAGTGATGGTGACCGCAAGATCCTCCGGCCGCCGGGCGCGAGGTCGTATCGACATCGCGGGACAAGCCTTGCGCTTCAATTTGTTTCAGATATTCCGCCCAGAGTTCAGCCTGGTGCTTGCCCAGGTTGTAGAGCAGGTCCCAGGAATAAAGTCCGCTGTCGTGGCCGTCGGAAAAAACCAGACGCAGGGCGTAGGTACCAACCGGCTCGATACGCTCGATATCGACGTTACGTTTGCCCGTCTGCAGGGTTTCCTGTCCCGGACCGTGACCGCGTGCCTCGGCCGATGGGGTATAGACCCGCAGGTATTCAAAATCGAGCGTGAAACTTTCAGCGTCCGCGTAGGCGATCTCCAGCCGACGTGATTTCTGGTGCAGCTTGATTTCGCTTGGAATCGGTGTGTCCCGATCAATGCCAGCCATAGTGATCTCCGGAGTGAGGGCGATAGTTTAGCGCACTCGTTCTCCCCCGGCGGCAAGATGTATCAAAGGGAGTCGTAACTGATCCGGTCGAAATCGATACCCCGCTGCAGGATGTGCTTGAGGCGCAACTGCCAGATTTGCCCTCCGGAAAAAACTTCCAGCACACGACTGGCCTGATAGACCCCGGCGGGCAAGACAATGGATGCCTCTTCATGGACGACGGGCACCGATGGCAGCAAAAACGCACGCATGAAGCGGTGATTCACCGAATTGCCCTCACCGGCATAGCGAACGGCGCAGCCACTCGGCATGCCGGGCAAAATGGCGACGCCAACAACCAGGCCGCCATTTTCTTCCTGCATCAGCCAGGTGGCGTAGACGAGCAGGAAATGCTCGCCGTCATGCGGCCGAACCACCATCAACTGGTTATGCGCCAGCTTTTGCCCGGCGCAGGTTCTCGCCAGGCGAAAGCCGTTCGCCGAATGATTGATCACCGACCACTCATCAACCGGAAAACTGATCTGTGGCTTGATGCTCAACGCCACCCCGGGTTCGGCCCGGTCGCGGAAGGTGAACAGCTGATCGAACTCGTCGCGCGAGTAGGCCTTGGCGGAATCGGGCTGCTCGAACTCCTGACCGGTCACGCAATAATGCATGGCATCGAAGCCGGTCGCCACATGTGCAATTCCCTCGGTATCGAAGCGCCGGAATTTGCGCGGCGAAGCCGACTGCGTCCAGGGCCGCGAGAGATGCTCGAGGAGCTGGATGACATGGCCGGAGGTTTCCTCGCCCAGGCCAAGCTGGGAGGGCGTCATGCGCTGCCGCAACTGGCTGATCATGTGATTGATCTGCAGACCGAGGCGCGTCGTATCCAGCCGACGGGCATCATCGTCCGGACCATCGGCGACAGCCCCCGGGTGCAGCGGGACATCCTTCATCAACTCGACCACGTAGGGAGGAACTTCCAAGTCGTTTTCGAGCGGATGAATCGACACCAGCGGTGCCCACATGCCGGCCCAGCGTCGGATCAGATTGAGATTGCGCACGCTGTTGCTGTACGGACTGGCAATTTCGATCAACAACAGGGTCGTATAGGCAGCCGCACAGTGTGTCGCCTGCAAGGTGTTTTCCAGGGCATCCTCGACCGGTGTGTAGGCAACGCCCCATTCCTCGGCCGTTTCGTAATAGCCGTGCAACTCCATCCAGATGCCGGCCGGCAATTCGCGGCGCGCCCGGTAGTGCTCGAGGATAACCATGCCGGTGTAGTACAGGCAGCGATGCAGGATGGCCGCCATCAGGGCGTTGTATTGGGGATTCTCGGCGTCGGGTTCCTCGATCCGGGCACACAGCGCATACGCCTTGCTCATGCGACGCCAGGCCGCCACCACCTGCTGGAAACAGCTCTCTTCCTCGTCGGCAAGCGGAAGAGCCTTGTTGTGATAACGCCGCGCCATTTCCTCTTCGACGAAACACATCGGCACCCGCGCCTGTTCAAGCAATGCCAGCAGCACACCGGGATCAGGCGGACTCGCCAGCAGGGTATCGAGAAAACGGATCAGCTGCAGTTCGGCCTGCGCCGGATTGGCCAGCGGCAATTGCGCGATGAAGTCCATCCCGCTTTGCAGATCCGGAATCAACAGTTCGGAAAGATTGTTGTTATTCGTGCTCATGATGGATCCAGTCTATTGCCCGACAGTTCCAAGCGCCAGCGCCAAGGCAGCAACCAGGCTGGCATCATCAACTTCCGGTATCCCGACAATACCATCGCGGTGTACCGCCCCCCAGATCGGTTCGGGAAAATGACGGTCATCCTGCCAACGCGGTATGACGTGCCAGTGCACATGCGGCACCATGTTGCCAAAGCTGGCCAGATTGATCTTGTCCGGCTTGAACAAGGCCCGGACCACGCCCTCGACGGCAAAAACGACATCCATCAACTGCCGACGCTGGCCGGCGTCAAGATCGGTCATTTCACGGACATGGGCATTCAGGATGACCCGGCAAAAGCCGGGGTAGTGCGGGTCCGCCACCCGGATGACACGGCAGAGCGACGATTGCCAGAGCACCTCTCCGCCAGTCGTCGCACACAATTCACAAGCCTTGCCGCTGTTATCCACGTTCGCATCCCCCTATATGGAGAAAGCATTACACCGGAAACGGAATACTGCAAGCCGCTACCGGATGAATGCCTGGCATTTACCGGTAGACGGCCAGAAAAAGCGAAAAATCAGAGCAATACGCGCTCGATCCCGCCGTTGTTCGCACGGTCGACATACTGCACCATCCAGTTTTCACCGAGCAGGTGCTTGGCCATTTCGACGACGATGTAATCCGCCTTGGTGCCGGCATCGTCATCGTAACGCGACAGGCCCTGAAGACAGGCCGGGCAGGAAGTCAGGATCTTGACGTCACCGGTAAAGCCGTCGGCGCGCAAGGCCGTCGCCCCCTTCTCGATTTCTTCCTGCTTGCGGAACTTGACCTGGGTCGCGATATCCGGACGCGAATAGGCGAAGGAGCCGGAATCGCCGCAGCAGCGGTCGGTCAGCGGCACGTCCTGGCCCATCAGCGCCTTGGTCACGGCGAGCGGCGCATAGGCCTTCATCGGCGTATGGCAGGGATCGTGGTACATGTAGCGCGTGCCTTCGACACCTTCCAGCTTGACGCCCTTTTCCATGAGATATTCGTGGATGTCGAGCAGGCGGCAACCGGGGAAGATCTTCTCGAACTGGTACTTCTGCAGCTGATCCATGCAGGTGCCGCAGGACACGATCACCGTCTTGATGTCGAGATAGTTCAACGTGTTGGCGACACGGTGGAAGAGCACACGATTGTCGGTGGTGATCTTCTGGCCCTTGTCCTCGTCGCCCGATGAGGTCTGCGGATAGCCGCAGCACAGGTAGCCCGGCGGCAGCACCGTGGTCGCACCGATTTCGTAGAGCATGGCCTGGGTGGCCAGACCGACCTGCGAGAACAGGCGCTCGGAACCGCAACCGGGGAAGTAGAAGACGGCATCCGAGTCCTCGGTCGTCTTCTGCGGATTGCGGATGACCGGGATCACTTCGGCGTCCTCGATGTCGAGCAGGGCGCGCGACGTACGCTTGGGCAGGTTGCCCGGCATCGGCCGGTTGAGGAAGTGGATGACCTGCGTCTTGACGCTCGGCGCACCCAGCGTGGCCGGCGGATGGGCGCGGCTGTCCTGGATCAGGCCGAGCGCCTTGGCCGCCTTGTGGGCGAGGCGCTGCGCCTTGAAGCCGAAGTCCATCATGACGCCGCGCATCAGCTTGATGGTCGCCGGATCCTTCAGGTTCAGATAGGTCATCGCCGCCACGGTGCCGGGGCTGAAGCGCTTCTTGTCTTGTTTGCGCAGGAAATTGCGCATGGCGACGGAAACATCGCCAAAATCGATGTCGACCGGACAGGGCTTGACGCAGCGATGGCAGACCGTGCAATGGTCGGCGACGTCGTTGAATTCGTCGAAATGCTTGAGCGAAATGCCGCGTCGGGTCTGTTCCTCGTAAAGGAAGGCTTCGACCAGCAGCGAGGTCGCCAGGATCTTGTTGCGCGGGCTGTAGAGCAGGTTGGCACGCGGCACATGCGTCGAACAGACCGGCTTGCACTTGCCGCAGCGCAGGCAGTCCTTGACCATGTCGGAGATCTTGCCGATCTCGGACTGCTCCATGATCAGCGACTCGGTGCCGAGCAGGCTGAACGACGGCGT carries:
- a CDS encoding F0F1 ATP synthase subunit epsilon produces the protein MVMTVHCDVVSAEESIFSGLVEMAVFPGEAGELGILPHHTPLLTRIKPGTIRLKVPDQSDFELVYVSGGMLEVQPDMITVLADTAIRAHDLDEAKALEAKKRAEEALANRQAEMDYASAEAELAQAIAQLQAIQRLRKSVH
- a CDS encoding HIT family protein translates to MDNSGKACELCATTGGEVLWQSSLCRVIRVADPHYPGFCRVILNAHVREMTDLDAGQRRQLMDVVFAVEGVVRALFKPDKINLASFGNMVPHVHWHVIPRWQDDRHFPEPIWGAVHRDGIVGIPEVDDASLVAALALALGTVGQ
- a CDS encoding gamma-butyrobetaine hydroxylase-like domain-containing protein yields the protein MAGIDRDTPIPSEIKLHQKSRRLEIAYADAESFTLDFEYLRVYTPSAEARGHGPGQETLQTGKRNVDIERIEPVGTYALRLVFSDGHDSGLYSWDLLYNLGKHQAELWAEYLKQIEAQGLSRDVDTTSRPAAGGSCGHHH
- the atpD gene encoding F0F1 ATP synthase subunit beta yields the protein MSQGSIVQCIGAVVDIHFPREAMPKVYDALKLDASEANGMAEEGLTFEVQQQLGDGVVRTIAMGSSDGLRRGMKVNNTGAGISVPVGMGTLGRIMDVLGRPIDEAGPIDSDELREIHAAAPKFDELSSSVDLLETGIKVIDLICPFAKGGKVGLFGGAGVGKTVNMMELINNIAKQHAGLSVFAGVGERTREGNDFYHEMKDSNVLDKVAMVFGQMNEPPGNRLRVALTGLTMAERFRDDGRDILFFVDNIYRYTLAGTEVSALLGRMPSAVGYQPTLAEEMGRLQERITSTKVGSITSIQAVYVPADDLTDPSPATTFLHLDSTVVLSRDIASLGIYPAVDPLDSTSRQLDPQVVGEEHYSVARAVQMNLQRYKELRDIIAILGMDELSPEDKLAVSRARKIQRFLSQPFHVAEVFTGSPGKFVSLKDTIKGFKGICAGEYDHLPEQAFYMVGGIEEVIEKAKTLQ
- the ubiE gene encoding bifunctional demethylmenaquinone methyltransferase/2-methoxy-6-polyprenyl-1,4-benzoquinol methylase UbiE, translating into MTKDTTHFGYETVAEQEKARRVADVFDSVASRYDLMNDLMSGGMHRLWKAFTIQRSGVREGSRVLDVAGGTGDLSLAFAKRVGKSGQVWLTDINNAMLARGRDRLLDKGYMVPAAQCDAEKLPFPDDWFDCVTVAFGLRNMTHKDAALAEMYRVLRPGGRLLVLEFSKIWKPLAPVYDFYSFQVIPRVGQLVTNDSDSYRYLSESIRMHPGQEELKEMMEKVGFEKVEYFNMALGVVALHRGFKF
- the atpG gene encoding F0F1 ATP synthase subunit gamma, with translation MASGKEIRNKIKSVENTRKITKAMEMVAASKMRKAQERMRAARPYGEKIRRVAGNLSHALTEYKHPFLNKREQANVGIVLVTSDKGLCGGLNSNLLRLAVIKMKEFDAQGTKFQATCIGNKGLGFMQRAGAKIVSHVTALGDTPHLEKLIGPVKVQLDAYMNGEIDALYIGYTRFINTMKQEPVFEQVLPLTGEAVGSSKSNWDYVYEPEAKAVIDDLLIRYVEAMIYQAVAENMASEQSARMVAMKSASDNAKTVIGDLKLVYNKARQAAITKELSEIVSGAAAV
- a CDS encoding ubiquinone biosynthesis accessory factor UbiJ; this translates as MSALLRLVPAALNHLLLAESWAQERLRSHAGSHALIQAGPLDLHLLVDNDGLFQAGSAEHSPAVTISLPLDTPIRFLTDRKSVFQAAKLSGSADFAETLAFVFRNLRWDVEADLAHYVGDIPARRLEMARHTLSRQGRESFTRLFTNLAEYASEDSDWIVPRRELEAFGRQVDVLRDDLARLEKRLARL
- the atpA gene encoding F0F1 ATP synthase subunit alpha, whose translation is MQLNPSEISELIKSKIQNLQGASEVRTQGTVVSVTDGIVRVHGLQDVMQGEMLEFPGNTFGMALNLERDSVGAVILGEYEHISEGDVVKTTGRILEVPVGPELLGRVVNTLGQPIDGKGPINAKLTDKLEKVAPGVIWRKSVSQPVQTGLKCVDSMVPVGRGQRELIIGDRQTGKTAVAVDAIINQKGKNLFCVYVAIGQKASTIANVVRKLEEHGAMEYTIVVAASASESAALQYLAPYAGCTMGEYFRDRGQDALIIYDDLTKQAWGYRQVSLLLRRPPGREAYPGDVFYLHSRLLERAARVSEAWVEKFTNGEVTGKSGSLTALPVIETQAGDVSAFVPTNVISITDGQIFLETDLFNAGIRPAINAGISVSRVGGAAQTKLIKKLGGGVRLALAQYRELAAFAQFASDLDEATRKQLERGRLVTELMKQAQYSPMNISDMAVTLYAADKGYFDDVEVKRALECEKAMISYLKANCADVMNTMESTADLSGDTEKALAAGIAAFKSSWA